Proteins co-encoded in one Dama dama isolate Ldn47 chromosome 2, ASM3311817v1, whole genome shotgun sequence genomic window:
- the LOC133066599 gene encoding olfactory receptor 8B12-like: MAADNTSSVIEFILTGLTDQAQLKIPLFFLFLSFYVVTVVGNLGLITLIGLNSHLHIPMYFFLFNLSFIDFSYSTTLTPKMLMGFVSEKNIISYAGCMTQFFFFCFFVFSESYILSAMAYDRYAAICKPLVYTVTMSPQVCLLLLLGVYGMGVFGAVAHMGNIMFMTFCGDNLVNHYMCDIIPLLELSCNSSYINLLVVFIVVTIGIGVPIVTIFISYGFILSNILHISSTEGQSKAFSTCSSHIIVVSLFFGSGAFMYLKPPSILPLDQGKVSSVFYTAVVPMLNPLIYSLRNKDVKVALKKTLSIKIFS, from the coding sequence AGTTTCTATGTAGTCACCGTAGTGGGGAACCTGGGTTTGATAACCTTGATTGGACTGAATTCTCACCTTCATAttcccatgtactttttcctcttcAACCTCTCCTTCATAGATTTTAGTTATTCCACTACCCTCACCCCTAAAATGCTGATGGGTTTTGTCTCAGAGAAGAACATCATTTCCTATGCAGGGTGTatgactcaattttttttcttctgtttttttgtcttttctgaatcCTACATCCTGTCAGCGATGGCATATGACCGCTATGCCGCCATCTGTAAGCCACTGGTGTACACGGTTACCATGTCTCCTCAGGTGTGTTTACTCCTTTTGTTGGGGGTCTATGGGATGGGAGTGTTTGGAGCTGTGGCTCATATGGGAAACATAATGTTTATGACCTTCTGTGGTGACAACCTTGTCAATCACTATATGTGTGACATCATTCCCCTCCTTGAGCTCTCCTGTAACAGTTCTTACATAAATTTGCTGGTGGTCTTTATTGTTGTGACTATTGGCATTGGGGTGCCCATTGTGACCATTTTTATCTCTTATGGTTTTATTCTTTCTAACATTCTCCACATCAGCTCCACTGAGGGCCAATCCAAAGCCTTTAGTACATGCAGTTCCCATATAATTGTGGTTTCTCTCTTCTTTGGATCAGGAGCTTTTATGTACCTCAAACCACCTTCTATTTTACCCCTTGATCAGGGGAAAGTGTCCTCTGTATTCTATACTGCTGTGGTGCCCATGCTCAACCCGTTAATCTATAGCCTGAGGAATAAGGATGTGAAAGTTGCTCTGAAGAAAACCTTGAGCATAAAAATCTTCTCTTGA